The Cyanobacteriota bacterium genome window below encodes:
- a CDS encoding GNAT family N-acetyltransferase → MLIRDAAESDLPAIVAIYNTTIPSRMVTGDLEPVTVDSRRDWFHAHQPDRYPLWVAEADGIITGWLGFQAFYGRCAYRSTAELSLYVHPEFRRQGVGRFLVETAIGKSPYLGITTLVGFIFGHNLPSLKLFERLGFQQWGYLPRVAKFDDIERDLVIVGRRVDE, encoded by the coding sequence ATGCTCATTCGTGATGCTGCTGAATCAGATCTACCGGCGATCGTCGCCATTTACAATACAACGATTCCAAGTCGCATGGTCACTGGTGACCTGGAGCCAGTGACGGTTGATAGCCGACGGGACTGGTTTCATGCCCACCAGCCCGATCGCTATCCCTTGTGGGTAGCTGAAGCAGACGGGATAATCACAGGTTGGCTAGGATTTCAAGCTTTCTATGGTCGATGCGCCTACCGCTCTACAGCCGAGTTAAGCCTTTACGTTCATCCGGAGTTTCGCCGCCAAGGTGTAGGACGCTTCCTGGTGGAAACGGCTATCGGTAAAAGTCCCTACCTAGGAATTACAACCCTAGTTGGGTTTATTTTTGGTCACAATTTGCCTAGCTTAAAATTATTTGAGCGCCTTGGTTTTCAGCAGTGGGGATACCTGCCACGTGTAGCAAAATTCGATGACATCGAACGAGATCTAGTTATTGTGGGCCGCCGAGTAGACGAGTAA
- a CDS encoding AMIN domain-containing protein: MRQIEQRIMNWSRIWPHVVGLSTLASVVMIAPAYAGELTQWSFDPVTNRLDVVTSTSIKPRHLLMAQPARIILDLPNIKLGNIATQKRFPTGAVQQIRVSQYQPDVARIVLELSPDAVLDPRQVALEPVGGNGNTAPRWILRPLLASSSPVGSRPSQSATSSSSGTNAVTITAASPEFPPSSADNTQGIPIAVTLPETPPNPTPSARSATRSSLPGSSPASSLPQLGPTTTTPTAPVAMPTQPPTQPIVVSPQSKPPVQPSPVVSPRVVSSSTTTAQTVTEVFPPAIMPSKEQVTVTVPAPDQAAALPTRVESIGQSPSVSPPVAPPPATPRPVAPVSVPPPVATTPIASAPSQPSPLPTLSPAPSTAVSVPSSPPASPPAATTAPPSSTLPSSLPVSSRSSAIDFGQPLPIARSSPSTTISLPPSTSNPGTATPVVPFGTAPVFNSSVPRQTPPPPTVSPHSNAGVIYAAITTKTTSGTILPSGTVLSVRYPGTTPLNLQTAIGRQDVLLLQTEIRSASGQVIFSAGTPIIGQFQLTSQGGQFITQAIVLADRNIPLMARSEFLPTSIIQPNQTLQISLTDTLTN; encoded by the coding sequence ATGAGACAGATTGAGCAGCGGATTATGAATTGGTCACGGATATGGCCCCATGTTGTCGGGTTATCTACCCTGGCATCGGTAGTCATGATAGCTCCTGCCTATGCTGGTGAACTGACTCAGTGGAGCTTTGACCCTGTAACCAACCGTCTCGATGTAGTTACATCCACTAGCATCAAGCCACGTCATCTATTGATGGCACAGCCTGCTCGCATTATCTTAGATCTGCCCAACATCAAGCTAGGCAATATTGCTACCCAGAAACGCTTCCCCACTGGGGCCGTCCAACAAATTCGAGTGTCGCAGTACCAACCTGACGTTGCCCGCATTGTGCTGGAGTTATCTCCTGATGCTGTGTTGGATCCGCGTCAAGTTGCCCTAGAACCAGTAGGGGGGAATGGCAATACGGCCCCACGCTGGATATTGCGCCCCCTGTTAGCTAGCAGTAGCCCTGTAGGATCTCGCCCTAGCCAATCAGCTACATCGTCATCATCTGGGACAAACGCCGTAACCATCACTGCCGCATCGCCTGAATTCCCGCCAAGCTCTGCTGATAATACTCAGGGAATTCCAATCGCAGTGACATTGCCAGAAACACCCCCCAACCCAACTCCTAGTGCTCGCTCTGCAACTCGATCGTCTTTGCCGGGGTCATCGCCTGCAAGCAGCTTGCCTCAACTGGGGCCAACAACCACTACTCCAACTGCTCCTGTAGCAATGCCAACCCAGCCACCAACCCAGCCGATCGTTGTGTCGCCCCAATCTAAGCCACCAGTCCAGCCTTCACCCGTTGTTTCTCCTAGGGTTGTCTCCTCTTCTACTACGACGGCTCAAACGGTGACTGAGGTATTTCCTCCAGCTATTATGCCTTCTAAAGAGCAAGTTACCGTAACTGTACCTGCTCCCGACCAGGCAGCCGCTCTACCAACTAGAGTTGAGTCAATAGGCCAATCACCCAGTGTGTCTCCACCAGTTGCACCACCACCCGCGACACCTCGCCCAGTAGCGCCAGTATCTGTACCACCACCCGTTGCTACCACTCCCATAGCTTCAGCACCGAGCCAGCCGTCACCTCTACCAACACTGTCTCCAGCACCTTCAACAGCGGTGTCTGTACCCTCATCTCCGCCAGCATCTCCTCCAGCCGCTACCACTGCCCCACCGTCTAGCACTCTACCATCATCTTTGCCAGTCAGCAGTCGCTCTAGTGCTATAGACTTTGGGCAACCCTTGCCGATCGCCCGTAGCTCGCCATCCACCACCATTTCACTGCCTCCCTCTACGTCCAACCCCGGTACTGCTACCCCAGTGGTTCCCTTTGGCACCGCGCCAGTATTTAACTCATCGGTTCCCAGACAAACTCCACCACCGCCGACCGTTTCTCCACACAGCAATGCTGGAGTAATCTATGCTGCTATCACAACAAAGACCACTTCAGGCACTATTTTGCCATCAGGCACAGTGCTCAGCGTGCGATATCCGGGTACAACACCCCTCAATCTGCAAACAGCGATCGGTCGCCAGGACGTGTTGCTTCTACAAACTGAGATTCGATCAGCATCGGGCCAAGTCATTTTTTCAGCAGGCACTCCCATCATTGGTCAGTTTCAACTAACCAGCCAAGGAGGACAGTTCATCACCCAAGCTATTGTGCTGGCCGATCGCAACATACCCTTAATGGCCCGCTCTGAGTTCTTACCTACGAGTATTATTCAGCCAAACCAAACTCTTCAAATTAGCTTGACGGATACACTCACAAATTAG